One window from the genome of Pyxicephalus adspersus chromosome 6, UCB_Pads_2.0, whole genome shotgun sequence encodes:
- the SF3A1 gene encoding splicing factor 3A subunit 1: MPAGPVQLIAPPAPEGGQEQMEEEKKEEVVPSKPIVGIIYPPPEVRNIVDKTASFVARNGPEFEARIRQNEINNPKFNFLNPNDPYHAYYRHKVNEFKEGKAQEPSAAIPKVMQQQQSVQQLPQKVQAQVVQETIVPKEPPPDFEFVADPPSISAFDLDVVKLTAQFVARNGRQFLTQLMQKEQRNYQFDFLRPQHSLFNYFTKLVEQYTKILIPPKGLLPKLKKEAENPTEVLDQVRYRVEWARFQERERKKEEEEKERERVAYAQIDWHDFVVVETVDFQPNEQGNFPPPTTPEELGARILIQERYEKFGESEEVEMEVESDDEEEVKNNKAEEGTSQMDQDTQVQDMDEGSDDEDYAQKAPLPPESPMPPPLPPTPDQVIVRKDYDPKASKPQPPAPAPDEYLVSPITGEKIPASKMQEHMRIGLLDPRWLEQRDRSIREKQGDDEVYAPGLDIESSLKQLAERRTDIFGVEETAIGKKIGEEEIQKPEEKVTWDGHSGSMARTQQAAQANITLQEQIEAIHKAKGLVPEEDGKDKIGPSKPNEITQPPPPSSAPTMTSPAPPITSAPRPPPPVSMHQQINPPVSRPPSMPPPIRTTMVSAVPVMQRPPMASVVRLPPGSVLAAPMPPILHTPRINVVQMPPNPPPMMAQRAPHMIVPAAFVPAPPVAPVPAPAPLPPSHPPPPMEDEPSAKKMKSEDSLIPEEEFLRRNKGPVTVKVQVPNMQDKTEWKLSGQILAFTLPLSDQVSVIKVKIHEATGMPAGKQKLQYDGIFIKDSNSLAYYNMQNGATIHLALKERGGRKK, translated from the exons ATGCCAGCGGGTCCCGTGCAGTTGATAGCGCCTCCGGCGCCCGAGGGAGGGCAG gaacaaatggaggaggaaaaaaaggaagaggtaGTTCCCTCAAAGCCTATTGTGGGTATTATCTATCCTCCACCAGAAGTCCGAAATATTGTGGACAAGACGGCCAGCTTTGTGGCAAG gAATGGTCCAGAGTTTGAAGCCAGAATCCGTCAAAATGAAATCAACAATCCCAAATTCAATTTCTTAAATCCAAATGATCCTTATCATGCGTACTACCGCCACAAGGTCAATGAGTTTAAAGAAGGAAAAGCGCAGGAGCCATCTGCTGCAATACCTAAAGTCATGCAGCAACAGCAGTCTGTACAGCAGCTTCCTCAGAAG gttcAAGCTCAGGTTGTCCAAGAGACTATAGTTCCAAAGGAACCCCCTCCAGACTTTGAGTTTGTAGCTGATCCACCTTCTATTTCTGCTTTTGATCTGGATGTGGTGAAACTGACAGCCCAGTTTGTGGCTCGTAATGGACGTCAGTTTTTGACACAGCTGATGCAGAAGGAACAGAGAAATTACCAGTTTGACTTCCTGCGGCCCCAGCACAGTCTTTTCAATTACTTCACCAAGCTCGTGGAGCAATATACTAAG ATTCTGATTCCTCCAAAGGGATTACTCCCCAAGCTGAAGAAAGAAGCGGAGAACCCCACAGAGGTTTTAGACCAG GTGCGTTACCGTGTGGAGTGGGCCAGGTTtcaagaaagggaaagaaaaaaagaggaagaagagaaagagcgAGAACGTGTGGCCTATGCACAAATTGATTGGCATGATTTTGTGGTAGTGGAAACGGTTGACTTCCAGCCTAATGAACAAG GCAACTTCCCACCTCCTACAACGCCAGAAGAACTGGGTGCCCGTATATTGATCCAAGAGCGATACGAGAAATTTGGTGAAAGTGAAGAGGTGGAAATGGAAGTGGAGTCTGATGATGAAGAGGAAGTAAAGAATAACAAGGCCGAAGAAGGCACATCTCAAATGGATCAGGATACTCAAGTACAGGATATGGATGAG GGTTCAGATGATGAAGATTATGCGCAAAAGGCTCCTCTTCCTCCTGAGTCACCAATGCCACCACCTTTACCTCCCACACCAGATCAAGTAATAGTCCGTAAAGACTATGATCCAAAAG CTTCTAAACCACAGCCGCCCGCTCCTGCGCCTGATGAATACCTTGTATCTCCTATTACTGGAGAGAAGATTCCTGCCAGCAAGATGCAGGAGCACATGCGCATTGGACTCTTGGATCCTCGCTGGTTGGAGCAAAGGGATCGTTCAATTCGAGAGAAGCAAGGGGATGATGAAGTATATGCCCCAG GGTTGGATATtgaaagcagcttgaagcagttGGCTGAACGCCGTACCGATATTTTCGGTGTTGAAGAAACGGCTATTGGTAAAAAGATTGGAGAGGAGGAGATCCAGAAACCAGAAGAGAAG GTTACATGGGATGGACACTCTGGCAGCATGGCTCGAACTCAGCAAGCTGCTCAGGCCAATATTACACTACAGGAGCAAATTGAGGCCATCCATAAGGCTAAGGGTCTAGTTCCTGAGGAGGATGGCAAGGACAAGATTGGACCTAGCAAACCCAATGAAATCACGCAGCCGCCACCTCCATCCTCTGCACCTACCATGACCAGCCCTGCTCCACCTATCACCTCAGCTCCAAGACCACCACCTCCAGTATCTATGCACCAGCAGATCAATCCTCCTGTATCTCGACCACCATCt ATGCCACCACCAATCCGTACTACTATGGTGTCCGCTGTGCCTGTGATGCAGAGACCCCCTATGGCTTCAGTTGTGCGCCTTCCTCCTGGCTCTGTTTTAGCTGCTCCAATGCCTCCTATTCTGCACACACCTAGGATAAATGTGGTACAGATGCCACCAAACCCACCGCCTATGATGGCACAGAGAGCACCACACATGATCGTTCCAGCAG CATTTGTCCCTGCACCTCCTGTTGCACCTGTTCCTGCACCAGCTCCATTGCCTCCATCCCATCCTCCACCACCAATGGAAGATGAGCCTTCTGCCAAGAAAATGAAGAGTGAGGACTCTCTGATTCCAGAGGAAGAGTTCTTGCGCAGGAACAAG GGTCCAGTCACAGTTAAAGTACAAGTGCCCAACATGCAGGACAAGACAGAATGGAAGCTGAGTGGCCAGATTTTAGCATTCACTCTTCCCCTCTCTGATCAG GTCTCTGTAATAAAGGTTAAGATTCATGAGGCAACTGGAATGCCTGCTGGGAAACAGAAGCTTCAGTATGAT GGAATTTTCATCAAGGACTCAAACTCTCTTGCTTACTACAACATGCAGAATGGTGCTACAATCCACTTGGCTCTGAAGGAGAGAGGAGGtcgtaaaaaataa
- the CCDC157 gene encoding coiled-coil domain-containing protein 157 isoform X2: MACMLGDRTCMEGLRKDITDLQGTVIDVFSRVGAVRVPSWKFPDKMSCDLDLVQLLDRYDYVENDAEITQVSHMVLLELVIDR; the protein is encoded by the coding sequence ATGGCATGTATGCTGGGAGATCGAACATGTATGGAAGGTCTGAGGAAGGACATCACTGATCTACAGGGCACCGTGATTGATGTCTTCTCTAGAGTGGGTGCTGTCCGGGTGCCCTCTTGGAAATTCCCAGATAAAATGTCCTGTGATCTAGACCTGGTACAGTTACTGGACAGATATGACTATGTGGAGAATGATGCGGAGATCACACAGGTCTCACATATGGTGTTACTGGAgcttgtcattgacaggtaa